A window from Desulfurella sp. encodes these proteins:
- a CDS encoding DUF815 domain-containing protein: protein MFENHLIARWYNGYLKEIDGFSAPKKLLFLDKQIEIASKNTLAVVNGYEALNMFFYGENGLGKSSLVKYLIDKFSPKGLRCIEYLEEDVYSIYELFDFIKKSEYKFFIYFDDLAFEDNDKEFRKFKSIIEGLLEEKPKNCIFLVTSNKKHLIKQKVLTLDSDIFEKEEENEKLSLFSRFGLSIGFYPLEISNFLEIVKFYLSEFNVKINFDIKQEAKNFALSYGIYSGRVAKQFALLKFIEQFSVP, encoded by the coding sequence ATGTTTGAAAATCATTTGATTGCAAGATGGTATAATGGTTACCTTAAAGAAATTGATGGTTTTAGTGCACCTAAAAAATTGCTTTTCCTTGATAAGCAAATAGAAATTGCAAGTAAAAATACACTTGCTGTTGTTAATGGTTACGAAGCCCTTAATATGTTTTTTTATGGCGAAAATGGACTTGGAAAGTCGTCGCTTGTCAAGTATTTGATTGATAAATTTAGTCCAAAAGGTCTAAGATGCATAGAATATTTAGAAGAAGATGTATATTCAATTTATGAGTTATTCGATTTCATAAAAAAAAGTGAGTATAAGTTTTTCATTTACTTTGATGATCTTGCTTTTGAGGATAATGATAAAGAATTTAGAAAGTTTAAATCCATTATTGAAGGCTTGCTTGAAGAAAAACCAAAAAATTGCATTTTTTTGGTTACCTCAAACAAAAAACACCTTATAAAACAAAAAGTTCTTACACTCGATAGTGATATATTTGAAAAAGAAGAAGAAAATGAAAAATTATCTTTATTTTCACGTTTTGGACTATCAATTGGTTTTTATCCACTTGAAATTTCAAACTTTTTAGAAATAGTAAAATTTTACCTTAGTGAATTTAATGTTAAAATTAATTTTGATATAAAACAAGAAGCCAAAAATTTTGCTTTATCATATGGTATCTATAGCGGACGCGTTGCCAAACAATTTGCTCTATTAAAATTTATTGAGCAATTTTCTGTACCATAG
- a CDS encoding YihY/virulence factor BrkB family protein produces MNTVLKSIISFAKNDGFLIASSLSFYFILALVPFLLFLSSILIFLVSSSTQYYNFIVQKITLIFPVMLKGTILNIIKPLIHKKISYFSLILYAITSLSYFYMLDVYINKIFNFNKKRSILDLFFVYITLIGIVMVLIVAYLGGLFLPIEFVDVLLRNIVKHFLLIDFIGIYIVPFLSLFIIAFLLYKFLPRNKVSVKNATKGAFFFALVLEILKRLFIIYVKNIGKLNFIYGAFWGYIAFLVWIYLLFCVFLIGAYIVRNLEQTS; encoded by the coding sequence ATGAACACTGTATTAAAAAGTATTATTAGCTTTGCTAAAAATGATGGTTTTTTAATTGCATCTTCTTTATCGTTTTACTTTATATTAGCACTTGTGCCTTTTTTGCTTTTTTTGAGTTCTATATTAATTTTTCTTGTATCAAGTTCAACCCAGTATTATAATTTTATAGTTCAAAAAATAACACTTATTTTTCCTGTGATGTTAAAAGGTACGATTTTAAACATTATAAAGCCTCTTATACACAAAAAAATTAGTTATTTTAGCTTAATTTTGTATGCAATCACTTCACTGTCTTATTTTTATATGCTTGATGTTTATATAAATAAAATTTTTAATTTTAATAAAAAAAGATCCATTCTGGATTTGTTTTTTGTTTATATTACACTGATAGGAATAGTAATGGTTTTGATAGTCGCCTATTTGGGAGGGTTATTTTTGCCTATTGAATTTGTAGATGTATTACTTAGAAATATAGTTAAACATTTTTTGTTGATTGATTTTATTGGGATTTATATAGTGCCTTTTTTATCTTTGTTTATCATAGCTTTTTTGTTATATAAATTTTTACCACGAAATAAAGTAAGTGTTAAAAATGCAACGAAAGGGGCTTTCTTTTTTGCTTTAGTTCTGGAAATTTTAAAAAGACTATTTATTATATACGTAAAAAATATTGGCAAACTTAATTTTATATATGGAGCTTTTTGGGGTTATATTGCTTTTTTAGTGTGGATTTATTTGCTTTTTTGTGTTTTTTTGATAGGGGCTTATATTGTCCGCAATTTAGAGCAAACAAGCTAA